The Betta splendens chromosome 2, fBetSpl5.4, whole genome shotgun sequence nucleotide sequence CTCTTCTTTTGAACACCCGAGGAGTAACCTAAGGACCAAACACACAGCCTCCGTGTTGGAGCTAATGGCAGCGTTTCCGGATGTTCCATTATCTGTTCGGTGACTACGCGTCTGTGTCTTTTGTGACTTTCAGCCGCCGTGTGCAGGGACGGGCTGCGAAGCGGCGCGTTTGTCTTTGCAACACAAATATTGATTCACCACTCGCTGTGTGGAGGTGATTTCTCATCAATGCCGACACAACCTCCATCGTTGGACCTGGGCTGCTTTTATCGTTTAATCGCAGTGATAAATGGAAGGTTTGTGGCGCACTCACAAACATGCGCTGGACCGGAAAGATGAATAATTATGAgataagataaataaataaagataaataaagcaCAAGATGAGCTGCTGTGGCATTGACATCAGCTGTCAAATCAAGTCTTTACACTCAAAGGGAAACTTTCACACGGTACCTTCACAGACATGTGTGTTGCAGAGGGCCTCCTCAGTGTGAAGGCCTATACATATGTCTCCTCCGTTGGCGGGCGCCGGACTGTTGCATGTGCGAGTCCGCTGGTGGTGTCCGCCTCCACAGCTGGATGAGCACTGGGACCAGGAggaccagcaggaccaggcCCCACTCACTAGAGCACGCGTGACATGATTAgtttatgtatgtatgaatCAATGGAACTGTTGACAAGTGTTCCTGTCACCTGGACAGGGCTGAGTGTTGCAGTCCTGATACTCCACTGGAGACCCCACGCATGCGCTGGGGTTGGTCCTGCCCTCCGCTGTCGAACAGCTGCGCTTCCGGGTCCGGAAGCCTCGGGAACACTGCTGGGAACAGGTGGACCACGTTTCCCAGGATCCCCAGCGAGAGCCTTGAGGCTGGGCGGGGGTTCGGCCGCTCGTCCTCATCAGGTCGTCCACCAGTGCtggaaaacattttatttgttaaaatgtaaaaccaAAAGCAAGAAATAAAGTACAAAAGTCCTACTCTAGATGAAGGAatgtaaaacagctgtttgtccaTTAGACGAGCACTCACAGTCGGTCTGACAGGCTCCAGAGCTGTCGCTGGGGCAGAAGCGCGTCTCCACCTTCTTCTTgcccagctggagctgctgggggcTGGGCAGCAGCGCTCGGCAGATGTACCGGTACCGCTGCTCCTGCCGCGAGCCGTCCTGGCTCACGTTCACCGGCATCCAGGGCGTCCACGGGGTGTTGCGCCGCACCTCGGGGCAAGCCTCCAGGTTACACACCTTATATTCCTGACAGTGGGGACAACATTGGTTCAGTTTACAACTGGTTTGAATTGTACAGTACGGCCATGGAAGGCTTCATTTACTATAACATCAGTTCTAATGTAACCGCAGTACATTAAGCCAATGATGAACCCCTGCTACCTGTCACTGGGGAGAATTGTTCAAATATTTTACAATCTATTATCAGAAtggctaaaaaacaaaaaaaagactaaTTAAGCTGTTAAATTTTATGTACTGAATCTAAATTGTCCAGTTCGAAGACTGTAAAAGTCTGGTCTTCTGTAAAATCAGAACAAAATAACCCAAAGGACACATTACTGTATCTTTTGAAAGAGAAGCTTTGCCAAACACTTACTCATGTCAGCGCCAGTTTAGGAGGCTGAGACTGAGTGAGTGAAAGCCAGGAGGCACGGGGGCCTGAACGCCGGCTCCGTTTGAAGTTCTTGGCAGGAGCGGCCTATTCCAATTATCCTGAGCGATACTACTTTTGTAAATTAATTTGTAAATCATCGCGGCTCGGTTGGAGGCCGTGCAGTACCGTGGCACATCCGGGACACGTGTTCCCGTTCTCGCAGGTTCTGCTCCTGGAATGGACCCCGCCCCCGCATTCGGCGCTGCAGTGAGCCCAGGGGCCCCACGCCGTCCACGCCACTGGCAGGGGACACGGCTTCTTCTCGTTGCACAGCCTGGAAACACAGGGACGCACGTTACTGTGATGCTTTGAAGCAGAGTCGGGAGGCAGTAAATGCACGCCTCCTTTCTGGAGGCAGACTCTGCTCCCCTCACCTCTCCTCGCGACCCTGGCCCACGCAGACCCGGCCCCCGTGGCGAGGGGAGGGGTTGTTGCAGGAACGCTGCCTCACCTCAAAGCCgatgccacagctgctgctgcactggccCCATGAGGACCAGGGAGTCCACCCACCGTTCCTGCACAACAGAATCAACAAATTGTGAAAGAATCCCACACGATTCATACCCTATGCATTTCATAACAGGGTGTTGCAGTGCCTCTACTGTACCTGGAACAGTTGGCCACCTGGATGGTCGGACCCCTGCACTCGGCGCCGCCACACCGGGCCGCTGGGCCGTCGCATGAGCGGGAACGGCACGCGCAGCTGCTGACGGAGCCCTCGCCGTCGTCATGGTTACAGGGCTGCCACGGTGCCCAAGGGCCGAAAGCACCGTCCTGAGTCAGGTTCCTGACCTTCGGAGGCGACACGAGTCAATGCTGCGACGTCCTGAAATGTTGTGTTGCATGAAGCATCAGTAACGTGCGCGACTCACCGGACACTCTGTGATGTTTTGGGTCCAATGGTTCATGTTGGAGCTCTCTTCAATGGTGGTACAGCGTTTCAGGCTGAGATCCCAGCCACAGTACGGGTCCCGAGCCTCCAGGCACTGACTGCGAGTTCAGGGATGTGGGATTTTATAATCCATCATTGAACAATATGAAGGTCTGGGCTGCTGCAGGGGCTGGTGCTAACAAACGACTTACTTTacacagtgttttgttttgttgacagtACACTCTAGTGGTTCGTTCAGTGTCAACACATACATTAATAACGTCAGTTCCAAGCCTTGGCCGGCTACAGGCAGCTTTAACACTGGACCCCTAACATaatcaactttatcagtgtttaCTTTGGAAATCTGCAGGTTTCTATTACCTCAATGCAATGACTTGATAAATcatttgaaattaaaaacagCTCGACTGACTACAGATTttggatttatatttttttacccCTCTGTCAATTCTGTTCATGCTGTTAAATCGTTCTTGTTCCTGATCAGATATGGATCGTACCGTTCTGTTGGGTAGTTGGAGCATCTCTGTAACGGGATCTTCACCAGTCGGTCATCGAGCCCTACAAACAAGGACCTGTCACTGTGGAGGATTTGGAGGCTCCTGATTGGCCGGATCTGTCCTGGGGGGAGGATCCTGAGCTCCTCCAGGTAACAGCCATGAAGGCTTTTATTGGTTGTGGCGAGAGTCTTGAGGATGGTGCCATATTctattcaaataaaatgaacGGCATGTCAGACACGATGATGCAATTCCAActattttgctttcattttcattctcacCGGTCCCGATGTACATGACGTGGTAGAGGGTGTCTCTGCCCTGCACGACGTCCACCACCAGCCTGGAGAAGCGCAGGTTGTCCTGTGTGAGGAGGGGGTTGACGGTCACGGGCTGCACCACGTCGTTCATCAGGAAGAGGCGCTGCGCGTCCTGGAGGTTGCGCTCGGTGAGGTTTCCCCCGggacctccctcctccagcgtTCCACACTAAACAGGGATGAGGGATTCATGTCACAGGTAGCGACTGTATATGAGGTTTAGCTTCTGATTCCAGAGCAACTGCAACAATAATGCATGTACTGGATTTACATGCTTTAGGGGATTTACTAATAGGTCAATtcctgaaatgaaaatattgaCACAAACAGCAAAAATCAATATATgctaaacaaatgcaaatccaAAATCGAAGCTAGCAATGCATACGCAATGTGGTGCTTATATAACTCACAGTGTCCCCGCAGGAACGCGTTACATGTTGGAAACCTTCCAAGGATTTATTGTCGGTGTGTTGGTGTGCTGAGCAGCGGCGCTCGACTGCAGTGAGCTATGTGGGAGCTCACGCGGGGATAAAAGGGATGGCAGTCTAGCGAAAACCCGCTTATAGGCCTTGGAGGAAAAGATGTGAAATTGGGGAAGGACGGCGCTCTCCCACACCTATCAACACCACGCCGTCCGCGTTCTTTCTTTCTTGGTGCGTGTAAACATATCGGTTACCTGAAAATTGGGTATGGGATTTGGTGTGGAGAGCCACGCGGTGCGGGGGTTCTCCTGGTAGCGGAACGGCCCGTTGAAGGCCTGGGTGATGGAGCTCAGGTTGAAGCCACACACGGCTGAGGCCGAAATGCTGTTACTGAGGGGGGAACGTCATGGTCAGATCTTCATCTTCAGATCACTAATACAGAACCAGGCGTTTTTTTTTATCCTAGAGACCTAATTAACATTAATCTGGAAACCTTGACTCACACGTTGGTGGTGAAGATGCCGTAGACCACGTCCTGCTCAGGGAGGTAAAAGGTGCTCTGCAGCTCGTTGTAGTAGAAGGGGATTTCCCCTGAGCGCGAGCAGTTGAGTCTGGCCTTCATGAAGGTGGTCCAGGTGTCCTCCAACAGGAAACGGCCTCCCATGTCGTTCTTGCAAACCCTGGCCACCCGAGAGAACACCATCTTCCCGCAGTCGTTCTCGACCGCCGTCTCTCTGAAGAAGAAGTAGGCGAAGCGTCCGATCTCATAGACGGACACGAAATGGGgctctggagggagagaggacagaTGGGAGATCGGGCCCACGAGGCGAGCGCGGGGTTCAGGTTCGGGCCGGGGGCGCACCGTTGAGCCATTTGGAGTTGTACTGGGCGGTGCGCAGAGGGGGCTGGTTCCCCAGGCTCCGGTAGATGACCGGGTCGCGGCCCGAGAAGTCGATGACTGTGGCGGCGTAGAGCTCGCCGCGCTCGGTCACCATGGCGGTGGAGTTGTGGCGCGGGTCGTAGGGACAGCGGGCCACGCCGTTCACGGTGTCCAGCACCTGGCTGAGGTTTCCAATCTGCCACAGAGACAATGGTGAATTAATAAACTGATTATTAGTAAACTTTCCTAATGGACTTCCTGATGATCAGCCCTTTGCATTGCGACACTGCTCCTGTCTCATGCCTGAACCCGCTTCATGGCACAGCTGTACCAACCTGCCTGGTCACACAGACGGGGGTGAAGGCGTTGGTTCCACACGTCAGCAGCGTGCTCCCGCTGATCAGCAGGACTCGGACGTAGTTCTgacactcctcctgcagagaaaGGCACACGCCGCAGCGTCACTCCTCACTCCACTGTGTCAGATTGAAGGGACATAGTTCTGTGCACTTTGACGGAGCTCTACCTCAGACTTGCCCTTGCTCTGACATGAACGCTtcgtgtcttcatcaggtgccCATTCTGTGGCCTGAACACAGCACGCTATTAAATAAGTATATTCAGATTGGGTCTAACACTTTATAATGAGAACTATGTTCCTAATGTCACCTGTATGAGCGAGGTGTTGCTCAACCTCAGCCGGAATATGAAGTTTCTGAAAGTGAGAAACATTATTCAAAATTCCACTCTTGGTGTGTTTAAGTTCTTTTCATTTTTGCCCAGTGTTTTCAAGCTTTTTAATGTGATCATCATTGCCATAACGCTTTCATATGTCCTGTAAGCTTATTCTATACATTCCTTATACAACACATATTAAGGTGCATTGTTACCGCGCTCCAACAACGATCTGGTTTCTGCCCAGGTCCAGAGCGAGCTGGGAGAAATCCTTGACTCCTGGGTGGGAGAACTCTGACACCCACGGCCTTAACCCTGCATGGACAGTGAAGGAGAGGGTGTTAACagctggagaagaggaggagagcggacgGGGTGTGGCAGTAGGTGACTCAcatgagaggaagaaagagtgaTGGGACGAAAGAAACGTCACCGAATGCTGCATGGCTCCACACCATCATCTGATTGACTGTGATTGACTGCCGACTgatgactgattgattgattcattGTGCAGATCTAACAAATACATCACTAAAGAACTCTCCTTTTACTAGGACTTTACCGCCACTGATATTGGtaaacaattattatttattgaaatatttaatgtaaaatcAGCTGAGGTAAAATGGCCAAggtaaaaggaaaacaaagggaTTTTTGTTCTCTTTTCAATAGTATTTAAGATTAGATTAAATGAAATGGGCTTGATACACTGAGCCGCTGTTTCAGAGCAAACCTTAACTAAATGGATGTGGGTTCCTCTGGACAGAACACAATAGCAGCAGTTTGCCAGGTGAGCACTTTGAATTAATGGACGGTCAAATGGCTTCACAAAGCCTGGAATATTAAATGAGGCCTCGCTGCAGACATCCCATAACATTTATTAAGTTCATATCAATCTTTATGTCTGTTAATTACCCTGATGCTGAAACATAAACCGCTGGTATAATAAAGATCATTCCATTAGTCCACTAGCGTTGCCAATTTGTCTTCATGTCTGTTGTCTCCATGTCAGCATAGCTCCAAATCATGAACGCTCATTAAATTCCGACTATACTTTCCAGAGTATCTCGTTACAAACAGGAGagaaacaacagacaaaaccTTATTATTGCAAATCAA carries:
- the LOC114851081 gene encoding semaphorin-5B-like isoform X2, which encodes MVTSGWGARGLVLVICSAVCVSQEPPIKPAECSRKEHPVVSYQGLRPWVSEFSHPGVKDFSQLALDLGRNQIVVGARNFIFRLRLSNTSLIQATEWAPDEDTKRSCQSKGKSEEECQNYVRVLLISGSTLLTCGTNAFTPVCVTRQIGNLSQVLDTVNGVARCPYDPRHNSTAMVTERGELYAATVIDFSGRDPVIYRSLGNQPPLRTAQYNSKWLNEPHFVSVYEIGRFAYFFFRETAVENDCGKMVFSRVARVCKNDMGGRFLLEDTWTTFMKARLNCSRSGEIPFYYNELQSTFYLPEQDVVYGIFTTNVNSISASAVCGFNLSSITQAFNGPFRYQENPRTAWLSTPNPIPNFQCGTLEEGGPGGNLTERNLQDAQRLFLMNDVVQPVTVNPLLTQDNLRFSRLVVDVVQGRDTLYHVMYIGTEYGTILKTLATTNKSLHGCYLEELRILPPGQIRPIRSLQILHSDRSLFVGLDDRLVKIPLQRCSNYPTERQCLEARDPYCGWDLSLKRCTTIEESSNMNHWTQNITECPVRNLTQDGAFGPWAPWQPCNHDDGEGSVSSCACRSRSCDGPAARCGGAECRGPTIQVANCSRNGGWTPWSSWGQCSSSCGIGFEVRQRSCNNPSPRHGGRVCVGQGREERLCNEKKPCPLPVAWTAWGPWAHCSAECGGGVHSRSRTCENGNTCPGCATEYKVCNLEACPEVRRNTPWTPWMPVNVSQDGSRQEQRYRYICRALLPSPQQLQLGKKKVETRFCPSDSSGACQTDSLVDDLMRTSGRTPAQPQGSRWGSWETWSTCSQQCSRGFRTRKRSCSTAEGRTNPSACVGSPVEYQDCNTQPCPVSGAWSCWSSWSQCSSSCGGGHHQRTRTCNSPAPANGGDICIGLHTEEALCNTHVCEGWGEWTEWGDCDEDGLQHRTRSCGEDHGADASLCQGNVTQARLCQAHEVPVILPGQEEQSCGTFTLFQLVAVGSASFFAAALLSALAYTYCHHLNRPSPESAVIHPSTPNHLTYNKQGNATPKNEKYIPMEFKMLNKNNLHVNEETCNHFPTPLPSSNMFATTYYPSGLSKYDFHQDSPCRTYMHS
- the LOC114851081 gene encoding semaphorin-5B-like isoform X3, coding for MQHSVTFLSSHHSFFLSCESPTATPRPLSSSSPAVNTLSFTVHAGLRPWVSEFSHPGVKDFSQLALDLGRNQIVVGARNFIFRLRLSNTSLIQATEWAPDEDTKRSCQSKGKSEEECQNYVRVLLISGSTLLTCGTNAFTPVCVTRQIGNLSQVLDTVNGVARCPYDPRHNSTAMVTERGELYAATVIDFSGRDPVIYRSLGNQPPLRTAQYNSKWLNEPHFVSVYEIGRFAYFFFRETAVENDCGKMVFSRVARVCKNDMGGRFLLEDTWTTFMKARLNCSRSGEIPFYYNELQSTFYLPEQDVVYGIFTTNVNSISASAVCGFNLSSITQAFNGPFRYQENPRTAWLSTPNPIPNFQCGTLEEGGPGGNLTERNLQDAQRLFLMNDVVQPVTVNPLLTQDNLRFSRLVVDVVQGRDTLYHVMYIGTEYGTILKTLATTNKSLHGCYLEELRILPPGQIRPIRSLQILHSDRSLFVGLDDRLVKIPLQRCSNYPTERQCLEARDPYCGWDLSLKRCTTIEESSNMNHWTQNITECPVRNLTQDGAFGPWAPWQPCNHDDGEGSVSSCACRSRSCDGPAARCGGAECRGPTIQVANCSRNGGWTPWSSWGQCSSSCGIGFEVRQRSCNNPSPRHGGRVCVGQGREERLCNEKKPCPLPVAWTAWGPWAHCSAECGGGVHSRSRTCENGNTCPGCATEYKVCNLEACPEVRRNTPWTPWMPVNVSQDGSRQEQRYRYICRALLPSPQQLQLGKKKVETRFCPSDSSGACQTDSLVDDLMRTSGRTPAQPQGSRWGSWETWSTCSQQCSRGFRTRKRSCSTAEGRTNPSACVGSPVEYQDCNTQPCPVSGAWSCWSSWSQCSSSCGGGHHQRTRTCNSPAPANGGDICIGLHTEEALCNTHVCEAFTLFQLVAVGSASFFAAALLSALAYTYCHHLNRPSPESAVIHPSTPNHLTYNKQGNATPKNEKYIPMEFKMLNKNNLHVNEETCNHFPTPLPSSNMFATTYYPSGLSKYDFHQDSPCRTYMHS
- the LOC114851081 gene encoding semaphorin-5B-like isoform X1, whose amino-acid sequence is MQHSVTFLSSHHSFFLSCESPTATPRPLSSSSPAVNTLSFTVHAGLRPWVSEFSHPGVKDFSQLALDLGRNQIVVGARNFIFRLRLSNTSLIQATEWAPDEDTKRSCQSKGKSEEECQNYVRVLLISGSTLLTCGTNAFTPVCVTRQIGNLSQVLDTVNGVARCPYDPRHNSTAMVTERGELYAATVIDFSGRDPVIYRSLGNQPPLRTAQYNSKWLNEPHFVSVYEIGRFAYFFFRETAVENDCGKMVFSRVARVCKNDMGGRFLLEDTWTTFMKARLNCSRSGEIPFYYNELQSTFYLPEQDVVYGIFTTNVNSISASAVCGFNLSSITQAFNGPFRYQENPRTAWLSTPNPIPNFQCGTLEEGGPGGNLTERNLQDAQRLFLMNDVVQPVTVNPLLTQDNLRFSRLVVDVVQGRDTLYHVMYIGTEYGTILKTLATTNKSLHGCYLEELRILPPGQIRPIRSLQILHSDRSLFVGLDDRLVKIPLQRCSNYPTERQCLEARDPYCGWDLSLKRCTTIEESSNMNHWTQNITECPVRNLTQDGAFGPWAPWQPCNHDDGEGSVSSCACRSRSCDGPAARCGGAECRGPTIQVANCSRNGGWTPWSSWGQCSSSCGIGFEVRQRSCNNPSPRHGGRVCVGQGREERLCNEKKPCPLPVAWTAWGPWAHCSAECGGGVHSRSRTCENGNTCPGCATEYKVCNLEACPEVRRNTPWTPWMPVNVSQDGSRQEQRYRYICRALLPSPQQLQLGKKKVETRFCPSDSSGACQTDSLVDDLMRTSGRTPAQPQGSRWGSWETWSTCSQQCSRGFRTRKRSCSTAEGRTNPSACVGSPVEYQDCNTQPCPVSGAWSCWSSWSQCSSSCGGGHHQRTRTCNSPAPANGGDICIGLHTEEALCNTHVCEGWGEWTEWGDCDEDGLQHRTRSCGEDHGADASLCQGNVTQARLCQAHEVPVILPGQEEQSCGTFTLFQLVAVGSASFFAAALLSALAYTYCHHLNRPSPESAVIHPSTPNHLTYNKQGNATPKNEKYIPMEFKMLNKNNLHVNEETCNHFPTPLPSSNMFATTYYPSGLSKYDFHQDSPCRTYMHS